Proteins from a single region of Aureibacter tunicatorum:
- a CDS encoding DNA-directed RNA polymerase subunit alpha, whose translation MSILAFQMPEKVVMEKADDFRGLFTFKPLEKGYGVTIGNALRRILLSSLEGYAVTGIKIPDVLHEFSTIEGVVEDVAEIILNVKMIRFKKVSDIVENKLNVSLKGQRTFTAGDIAKFTSSFEILNPDLVICNLDESKEFEIELTIDKGRGYLPAEENKPSEQIFGFIPVDAIFTPIKNVKFSVENTRVEQKTDYEQLTLDIESDGSIHPEEALKGAANILIKHFALFSSDSSLILETGDSSEQEPIDEEMLHMRKLLKTALNDLDLSVRAYNCLKAADVKSLGDLVSLEISDMMKFRNFGKKSLAELETLVADKGLTFGMDLSKYKLDED comes from the coding sequence ATGTCTATTTTAGCTTTCCAAATGCCCGAGAAAGTGGTAATGGAAAAGGCCGATGATTTTCGCGGACTTTTCACCTTCAAACCACTTGAAAAAGGATACGGAGTTACTATTGGTAATGCGCTTAGAAGAATCCTTTTGTCTTCTTTAGAGGGGTATGCCGTTACTGGTATCAAAATACCTGACGTATTGCATGAGTTCTCCACTATTGAAGGTGTGGTAGAAGATGTGGCGGAAATCATTTTGAATGTCAAGATGATTAGATTCAAAAAAGTCTCAGACATAGTAGAGAATAAGTTAAACGTCAGTCTAAAAGGACAAAGAACGTTCACTGCGGGTGATATCGCTAAATTCACTTCGTCATTTGAAATTTTGAACCCGGACTTGGTGATTTGCAATCTTGACGAATCAAAAGAGTTTGAGATCGAATTGACAATCGACAAAGGAAGAGGTTACCTTCCTGCGGAGGAAAACAAGCCGTCTGAGCAAATCTTCGGTTTTATTCCTGTAGACGCTATTTTCACGCCGATCAAAAACGTGAAATTCAGCGTTGAGAACACTCGTGTCGAGCAAAAGACTGACTACGAACAATTAACTTTGGATATTGAATCTGATGGATCTATCCATCCGGAGGAGGCGCTTAAAGGTGCTGCCAATATCCTTATCAAACACTTTGCTTTATTCTCTTCAGATTCATCACTTATTCTAGAGACAGGAGATAGTAGTGAACAAGAACCGATAGATGAGGAGATGCTACATATGCGTAAGCTTCTTAAGACTGCGTTAAATGATCTTGACCTTTCAGTGAGAGCATACAATTGCTTGAAAGCTGCTGATGTTAAGTCATTGGGCGACTTGGTGAGCCTTGAGATTTCAGACATGATGAAGTTCAGAAACTTCGGTAAGAAATCTTTGGCTGAGCTAGAGACGCTTGTAGCAGATAAGGGGTTGACTTTCGGTATGGATCTGTCTAAGTATAAACTAGATGAAGACTAA
- the carA gene encoding glutamine-hydrolyzing carbamoyl-phosphate synthase small subunit, protein MKLNLKPEAILLLEDGTVFKGRAIGKIGTTGGEICFNTGMTGYQEIYTDPSYYGQIVVNTNSHIGNYGVHKNESESGQPAIFGLIINSFSDIQSRHDAYENLQNYLLEYDLVGIEGVDTRMVVKHIRSKGAMNCIISSETTDIDKLKAKMKEVPSMKGLELSSKVCVKEPKFVGDENAPIKVAVLDLGIKASILKNLTDRGVYCKVFPAKTPFSELEAWNPDGYFISNGPGDPGVMDYAVDTVKSILDSGKPMFGICLGHQILSRATGLSTYKMHSGHRGLNHPVKNLVTGLSEITSQNHGFAVKVEDVESSDAIELTHVNLNDDTVEGIRVKGKPAFSVQHHPEASPGPNDAKYLFDNFIDLIKNKN, encoded by the coding sequence ATGAAATTAAACTTAAAGCCTGAGGCAATTCTATTGTTGGAAGATGGCACTGTATTCAAAGGTCGTGCTATTGGGAAGATTGGAACAACTGGTGGAGAAATCTGTTTCAACACAGGGATGACAGGTTATCAGGAAATTTACACGGATCCATCTTATTATGGGCAAATTGTGGTTAACACCAATTCCCACATTGGAAATTATGGTGTCCATAAAAATGAGTCAGAATCAGGACAGCCAGCAATTTTTGGCCTGATTATTAATAGTTTCTCTGATATACAGAGTAGGCATGATGCTTATGAAAATTTGCAAAACTACCTGCTTGAGTATGATTTGGTAGGAATAGAAGGAGTCGATACTAGAATGGTCGTAAAGCATATTCGTAGCAAAGGAGCTATGAATTGCATTATCTCTTCTGAAACGACGGATATCGACAAATTAAAAGCAAAAATGAAAGAAGTTCCTTCGATGAAAGGATTGGAGCTTTCTTCAAAAGTGTGCGTGAAAGAACCTAAGTTCGTGGGAGATGAAAACGCGCCTATAAAAGTTGCTGTTCTTGATTTGGGAATCAAGGCTAGCATATTGAAAAACTTGACGGACAGAGGAGTTTATTGCAAAGTATTTCCAGCAAAAACACCTTTCTCAGAGCTTGAAGCTTGGAATCCTGACGGTTATTTCATTTCAAATGGTCCTGGAGATCCGGGAGTAATGGATTATGCTGTTGATACAGTTAAGAGCATTTTGGATTCGGGCAAGCCTATGTTTGGCATTTGCCTTGGACACCAGATTCTTTCGAGAGCGACTGGATTGTCTACTTACAAGATGCATAGTGGTCATAGAGGGCTTAACCACCCTGTGAAGAATTTGGTGACTGGTTTGTCTGAGATTACATCCCAAAATCATGGATTCGCAGTAAAGGTGGAAGATGTTGAGTCATCGGATGCGATTGAATTGACGCATGTTAACCTTAATGATGATACTGTAGAAGGCATAAGAGTGAAAGGCAAACCTGCATTTTCAGTGCAGCATCACCCTGAAGCTTCCCCTGGACCTAATGACGCAAAATATTTATTTGACAATTTCATAGATTTAATCAAAAACAAAAACTGA
- a CDS encoding FtsB family cell division protein: MASLIFAVWMLFFDSNDLISQFKLRRKLSQLSGQREYFLKEIEKIKKDREELMNNKELLEKFARERYLMKKDGEDIYIIEYED, translated from the coding sequence ATGGCAAGCTTGATTTTTGCTGTATGGATGTTGTTTTTCGACTCAAATGACCTGATTAGCCAATTTAAGCTTAGGAGGAAATTGAGTCAGCTTTCAGGGCAAAGAGAGTACTTTTTAAAAGAAATTGAAAAGATAAAGAAAGACCGTGAAGAGTTGATGAATAATAAGGAACTTTTGGAAAAGTTTGCCAGAGAGAGGTATCTAATGAAAAAAGATGGTGAAGATATTTATATCATAGAATATGAAGATTGA
- a CDS encoding Ldh family oxidoreductase: protein MYQYEYLHKFVLEVFARMGCSEEDATTATNVLLDADLSGVDSHGVARLIGYVRLWEAGRINTKPNIKIIYETPSTATVDGDAGLGLVVAPKAMQIALEKSTNVGTGWVAVKNSNHYGIAGHHAMMALPHDMIGFSMTNASPLVAPTFSKERLLGTNPIAVAIPADQEPPFVADFATTTAANGKLEILQRKGEEAPTGWIQDKDGNISTDPHSLKAGGALLPLGGDRLHSSHKGYCLGAMVDILTSVLSGANYGPWAPPFVSFLPLPDDPVGEGLGHFFGAMRVDAFRPADEFKSHMDNWIRRFRSAEPVEGQKEVLIPGDPERLSKQERIKNGIPLLGPVVDDLESVAKKMEIKFERGQ, encoded by the coding sequence ATGTACCAATACGAATACCTTCATAAATTCGTTCTGGAAGTCTTCGCGCGCATGGGATGCTCAGAAGAAGACGCCACCACCGCTACAAATGTATTGCTTGATGCCGACCTTAGCGGTGTAGATTCGCATGGTGTAGCCAGACTCATAGGCTATGTAAGGCTTTGGGAAGCTGGAAGAATTAACACCAAACCGAATATCAAAATTATCTATGAAACTCCAAGCACTGCCACAGTAGACGGAGACGCTGGGTTGGGATTGGTTGTTGCTCCTAAAGCTATGCAAATAGCCTTAGAGAAATCCACAAATGTCGGGACAGGTTGGGTAGCTGTTAAGAACTCCAATCATTATGGAATCGCTGGCCATCATGCCATGATGGCATTGCCTCATGATATGATCGGTTTCTCGATGACCAATGCAAGTCCTCTGGTAGCACCTACATTCTCAAAAGAAAGGCTTCTAGGAACAAATCCTATAGCTGTAGCTATTCCTGCGGACCAAGAGCCTCCATTTGTTGCTGACTTTGCCACAACTACAGCGGCCAATGGCAAATTGGAAATCCTTCAACGCAAAGGAGAAGAAGCTCCTACTGGTTGGATTCAAGACAAAGATGGAAACATAAGCACTGATCCCCATAGCCTTAAGGCTGGCGGCGCATTATTGCCATTAGGCGGAGACAGATTGCATAGCAGCCATAAAGGGTATTGCCTTGGCGCTATGGTTGATATCCTAACATCAGTGCTTTCTGGAGCGAATTATGGCCCTTGGGCTCCTCCATTTGTTAGTTTTCTACCTTTGCCTGATGATCCAGTAGGCGAAGGGCTTGGCCACTTCTTCGGTGCCATGAGAGTGGATGCATTCCGACCTGCGGATGAGTTCAAATCCCATATGGATAATTGGATTAGAAGATTTAGAAGCGCTGAACCTGTAGAAGGTCAAAAAGAAGTGCTTATTCCAGGCGATCCGGAAAGATTAAGCAAACAAGAACGAATAAAAAATGGAATCCCATTATTAGGCCCAGTTGTCGATGACTTGGAATCCGTAGCTAAAAAAATGGAAATAAAATTTGAAAGAGGCCAATAA
- a CDS encoding exopolyphosphatase, producing MGSRRAAIIDLGTNTFNLLIVELKEGSFEIIYTEKIAVRLGHQGISKGIITDEATHRAKETLLYFKQTIDEYKVNSEMVFAGGTSAIRNAQNTENFIQQIKEYTDLDIHVITGEEEASLIYQGVKHALPLYPSLNSLVVDIGGGSVEYIICNNNEIIWKKSIEMGAQRMLDKFHINDPITQNELDELTNYLKEITMPVVEACKANNVRELIGSSGSFDTLAEIYEKQIGKIGDPLRTSYELPASFYYKIHQDLIKKDKDERINIPGMLPMRADMIVVASCLIEYLLNCLNIDHIRVSTYAMKEGLVFKYLEEKH from the coding sequence ATGGGAAGTCGTCGTGCTGCTATTATTGATCTTGGAACAAATACTTTTAATTTGCTAATTGTTGAACTCAAAGAGGGTTCCTTTGAAATAATTTATACAGAAAAAATCGCTGTAAGATTAGGCCATCAAGGTATCAGCAAGGGTATAATAACCGATGAAGCGACTCACAGAGCCAAGGAAACATTACTTTATTTTAAGCAAACTATAGACGAATATAAAGTAAATTCTGAAATGGTCTTCGCAGGGGGCACCAGCGCTATAAGAAATGCTCAAAACACTGAAAACTTCATTCAGCAAATCAAAGAATATACTGATCTTGATATCCATGTCATAACAGGAGAGGAAGAAGCCAGCTTGATTTACCAAGGGGTAAAACATGCTCTTCCATTGTATCCAAGCCTAAATTCATTAGTAGTAGATATCGGAGGAGGAAGTGTCGAATACATCATTTGCAATAACAATGAAATAATATGGAAAAAAAGCATTGAAATGGGTGCCCAGCGCATGTTGGACAAATTCCATATCAATGATCCTATAACGCAAAATGAACTTGATGAGCTTACAAATTATTTAAAAGAGATTACGATGCCAGTCGTAGAGGCTTGCAAAGCTAACAATGTCAGGGAACTGATCGGATCTTCAGGATCATTTGATACCTTGGCGGAAATTTATGAAAAGCAAATCGGAAAAATTGGGGATCCATTAAGAACAAGCTATGAGCTTCCTGCTTCTTTTTATTATAAAATCCATCAAGATCTCATAAAAAAAGACAAAGACGAACGTATCAACATACCCGGTATGCTTCCAATGAGAGCAGATATGATCGTTGTCGCTTCCTGCTTAATTGAATATTTATTAAATTGCCTCAATATAGACCACATAAGAGTTTCTACTTACGCGATGAAAGAAGGTCTTGTCTTCAAATACCTTGAAGAAAAACACTAA
- the rpsD gene encoding 30S ribosomal protein S4 has translation MARYRGPKAKIARRFNDPIFGPSKALQNKSYPPGQHGRGRRKKQSEYALQLMEKQKAKYTYGVLERQFANLFDKASRKSGITGTILLQLLESRLDNVVYRLGIAPTRRAARQLVSHKHIFVNGELVNIPSFQVKIGDIVSVRERSKSLENVTNSLAANAGKRGPWLEWDNSQLAGKMIALPQREEIPENIQEQLIVELYSK, from the coding sequence ATGGCTAGATATAGAGGCCCAAAGGCTAAAATTGCGAGAAGATTTAATGACCCAATTTTCGGGCCAAGTAAAGCTTTGCAAAACAAAAGCTACCCTCCAGGGCAACACGGTAGAGGTAGAAGAAAAAAACAGTCTGAATACGCTCTTCAGTTGATGGAAAAGCAAAAAGCTAAGTACACTTACGGCGTATTGGAAAGACAATTCGCTAACTTGTTCGATAAAGCTTCAAGAAAGAGTGGTATTACAGGTACGATTTTGCTTCAGTTGTTGGAGTCTAGATTGGACAACGTTGTATATAGACTAGGTATCGCTCCTACGAGAAGAGCTGCAAGACAGTTGGTTTCTCACAAGCATATCTTCGTGAATGGCGAACTAGTAAACATCCCTTCATTCCAAGTTAAAATTGGTGACATCGTTTCTGTAAGAGAGCGTTCTAAGTCTCTTGAGAATGTTACTAACAGCTTGGCGGCAAATGCGGGCAAAAGAGGCCCATGGTTGGAGTGGGATAATTCACAATTAGCTGGTAAGATGATTGCTTTACCACAAAGAGAGGAGATCCCAGAAAATATCCAAGAGCAATTAATTGTCGAATTGTATTCTAAATAA
- the ykgO gene encoding type B 50S ribosomal protein L36, giving the protein MKVRASIKKRSADCKIIRRKGKLYIINKANPRFKQRQG; this is encoded by the coding sequence ATGAAAGTTAGAGCTTCAATCAAAAAGCGTAGCGCGGATTGTAAAATTATTCGTAGAAAAGGTAAACTCTACATAATAAACAAAGCCAATCCAAGATTTAAACAAAGACAAGGTTAA
- the rdgB gene encoding RdgB/HAM1 family non-canonical purine NTP pyrophosphatase: protein MTELCFATNNANKLREIQQMLGDEFILKGLKDIGCLEELAEDQDTLEGNSLQKAEFVAKKYGVACFADDTGLEVEALDNAPGVYSARYAGPQRDNQANISLVLENLKGKNSRKAQFRTVISLVEAGKVHQFTGIAKGVIADDLSGEEGFGYDPVFIPEGENRTFAQMSAQEKNAISHRGKAFRKLIEHLKNNHNRS, encoded by the coding sequence ATGACTGAATTATGCTTCGCGACAAATAATGCGAATAAATTGAGAGAAATACAGCAAATGCTTGGCGATGAGTTTATTCTTAAAGGCTTGAAAGATATCGGTTGCTTGGAAGAGCTGGCTGAAGATCAAGACACGCTTGAAGGAAATTCATTGCAAAAGGCGGAGTTTGTGGCGAAAAAATATGGAGTAGCATGCTTTGCTGATGATACAGGATTGGAAGTAGAGGCATTGGATAATGCTCCTGGGGTATATTCCGCAAGGTATGCTGGACCACAGAGAGACAATCAAGCGAATATTTCTTTGGTGCTTGAGAATTTGAAAGGCAAGAATTCAAGAAAGGCACAATTTAGGACGGTAATTTCGTTAGTAGAAGCAGGAAAAGTTCATCAGTTTACTGGGATTGCCAAAGGTGTGATTGCCGATGATTTGAGCGGGGAAGAAGGTTTTGGATATGATCCTGTTTTTATTCCTGAGGGAGAAAACAGAACTTTCGCCCAGATGAGCGCTCAAGAAAAGAATGCGATTAGTCATAGAGGCAAAGCTTTCAGAAAGTTGATAGAACATTTGAAAAATAATCATAACAGATCATAA
- the eno gene encoding phosphopyruvate hydratase: MSFIESIKGRQILDSRGNPTVEVDVTTSNGFVGRAAVPSGASTGEHEAVELRDGDKSVYLGKGVLKAVENVNDIIAPELIGESVFEQVAIDKAMIELDGTPNKGKLGANAILGVSLAVAKAAALEAGLPLYRYVGGSNANVLPIPMMNILNGGSHADNALDFQEFMAMPVKAATFSESLRMGTEVFHALKDVLKGRGYSTNVGDEGGFAPEVKSNEEAIEIVIEAIEKAGYKPGEEIAIAMDAATSEFYNKETGMYEFESTGEKKSAEEMVAYWTEWVEKYPIISVEDALDENDWDGWKKLTTAIGDKVQLVGDDLYVTNPVRLRDGINNGVANSILIKVNQIGTLTETIEAVRLAQRNGYTAVMSHRSGETEDATIADLAVALSTGQIKTGSASRSDRMAKYNQLIRIEEELAESAFFPGNGTLKF; encoded by the coding sequence ATGAGTTTTATCGAAAGCATTAAGGGTCGTCAGATTCTGGATTCAAGAGGTAACCCAACAGTAGAGGTAGATGTTACAACGTCAAACGGTTTTGTAGGAAGAGCGGCAGTGCCTTCTGGCGCTTCTACAGGTGAGCATGAGGCTGTCGAGTTGAGAGACGGTGACAAGTCTGTTTACTTGGGTAAAGGAGTGTTGAAAGCTGTTGAGAATGTTAATGACATTATCGCTCCAGAATTGATCGGCGAAAGCGTATTTGAGCAAGTAGCAATAGACAAAGCTATGATCGAGCTTGATGGTACTCCAAACAAAGGCAAGTTGGGAGCTAACGCTATCCTTGGTGTATCTTTGGCAGTTGCTAAGGCGGCTGCTTTAGAGGCAGGTCTTCCGCTTTACAGATATGTTGGTGGGTCTAACGCTAACGTATTGCCAATTCCAATGATGAATATCCTTAACGGTGGTTCTCACGCTGACAATGCGTTGGACTTCCAAGAATTCATGGCTATGCCTGTAAAAGCTGCTACATTCTCAGAGTCTTTGAGAATGGGTACTGAGGTTTTCCATGCGCTTAAAGATGTTCTAAAAGGAAGAGGTTATTCTACTAACGTAGGTGACGAAGGTGGTTTCGCTCCAGAAGTGAAGTCTAATGAGGAAGCAATTGAAATCGTAATCGAAGCGATCGAGAAAGCTGGTTATAAGCCAGGTGAGGAAATCGCTATCGCTATGGATGCTGCTACTTCTGAATTCTACAACAAAGAAACAGGCATGTACGAGTTCGAATCAACTGGCGAGAAGAAGTCAGCTGAGGAGATGGTTGCTTACTGGACTGAGTGGGTAGAGAAATATCCTATCATCTCTGTTGAGGATGCTCTTGACGAGAACGATTGGGATGGCTGGAAGAAATTGACTACTGCTATTGGAGATAAAGTTCAATTAGTAGGTGATGACTTGTATGTAACTAACCCTGTAAGATTGAGAGATGGAATCAACAATGGTGTTGCTAACTCAATTCTTATCAAAGTAAACCAAATTGGTACTTTGACTGAGACTATCGAAGCGGTAAGACTAGCTCAAAGAAACGGTTACACTGCAGTAATGTCTCACAGATCAGGAGAAACTGAAGATGCTACTATCGCTGATTTGGCTGTTGCATTGTCAACTGGACAAATCAAGACAGGATCGGCTTCAAGATCTGATCGTATGGCTAAATACAACCAATTGATTAGAATCGAGGAAGAATTGGCTGAGTCAGCTTTCTTCCCTGGTAATGGAACTTTGAAGTTCTAA
- the rpsM gene encoding 30S ribosomal protein S13, whose protein sequence is MARISGVDIPDNKRGVVALTYIFGIGRSLASAILSEAGVSEEKKVGEWSDDESQAIRGIIADNYKTEGELKSEVQLSIKRLMDIGCYRGLRHRKGLPLRGQRTKNNARTRKGKRKTVANKKKATK, encoded by the coding sequence ATGGCAAGAATTTCTGGCGTTGATATCCCGGATAACAAAAGGGGTGTAGTCGCATTAACGTACATTTTCGGTATTGGAAGAAGCCTAGCATCAGCAATTTTGTCTGAGGCTGGAGTTAGCGAAGAAAAAAAAGTAGGAGAGTGGTCTGATGATGAGTCTCAAGCTATTCGTGGTATTATAGCGGACAACTATAAGACTGAGGGTGAGCTTAAGTCTGAAGTACAGCTTAGCATTAAGCGTTTGATGGACATCGGTTGCTATAGAGGTTTAAGACACAGAAAAGGTCTTCCTCTAAGAGGACAACGTACCAAGAATAACGCAAGAACAAGAAAAGGTAAGCGTAAAACGGTTGCCAATAAGAAAAAAGCTACTAAATAA
- the rpsK gene encoding 30S ribosomal protein S11, with protein MAQKRKDKAKKRVVQISAVGQVHIKASFNNIIISITNETGQVISWASAGKMGFRGSKKNTPYAAQTAAQDCGQKAHDLGLRKVEVFVKGPGAGRESAIRTIQNLGIEVTAIKDVTPLPHNGCRPPKRRRV; from the coding sequence ATGGCTCAGAAGAGAAAAGATAAAGCTAAAAAAAGAGTTGTGCAGATCTCAGCTGTAGGTCAAGTTCACATCAAAGCTTCTTTCAACAACATTATTATCTCTATCACTAACGAAACAGGTCAAGTAATCTCTTGGGCTTCAGCTGGTAAAATGGGATTCAGAGGATCTAAGAAGAATACTCCTTATGCTGCTCAAACTGCAGCTCAGGATTGCGGTCAAAAAGCGCATGACTTGGGTCTAAGAAAGGTTGAGGTATTTGTTAAAGGTCCTGGTGCAGGTAGAGAGTCTGCTATCAGAACTATCCAGAACTTGGGTATCGAAGTAACTGCTATCAAGGATGTTACTCCTCTACCACACAATGGATGTAGACCTCCAAAGAGAAGAAGAGTTTAA
- the rplQ gene encoding 50S ribosomal protein L17 encodes MRHGKKFNHLGRTASHRKAMLSNMATSLILNKRIQTTVAKAKALRKYVEPLITRSKDDTTHSRRVVFSYLQNKESVKELFDNVSTKVASRPGGYTRIIKLGNRLGDNADICLIELVDFNEVLVQESSAAAAPKTRRSRRGGSAKKSDEAGNNTEVSNEEGSDA; translated from the coding sequence ATGAGACACGGAAAGAAATTCAATCATTTAGGAAGAACAGCCTCCCACAGAAAAGCAATGCTTTCTAACATGGCTACTTCCTTGATACTAAATAAAAGAATTCAGACTACTGTTGCTAAAGCTAAAGCTTTAAGAAAGTACGTTGAGCCATTAATCACAAGAAGCAAGGACGATACTACACACTCAAGAAGAGTAGTATTCTCATACTTGCAAAATAAAGAGTCAGTAAAAGAGCTTTTCGATAATGTATCGACAAAAGTTGCTTCTAGACCTGGAGGTTACACAAGAATCATCAAATTGGGTAATCGTCTTGGTGACAACGCTGACATTTGCTTGATTGAGCTTGTGGACTTCAACGAGGTTCTAGTGCAAGAGTCTTCTGCTGCTGCCGCTCCTAAGACGAGAAGAAGCCGTAGAGGAGGTTCTGCTAAGAAGTCTGATGAGGCTGGAAACAATACAGAAGTTTCTAACGAAGAAGGTTCTGATGCATAA
- the udk gene encoding uridine kinase, which produces MEKPYIVGITGGSASGKTTVLKSIINSFGEEDICLVSQDNYYKPRNQQPVDENGVHNFDKPVSIDFESFRSDIISLMNGETVKRQEYVFNNPSATPTLIEWKPAPIIIVEGLFVFYDEAIEELLDLKVFIDAKEHIKLKRRIIRDSEERGYDLEDVLYRYEKHVIPTYERYINPLKDDADMIIPNNNCYKKGTAVLVEFLRNKLEKS; this is translated from the coding sequence ATGGAAAAACCATACATAGTAGGGATTACGGGAGGAAGCGCTTCGGGAAAGACAACTGTTTTAAAGTCTATTATCAATTCATTTGGCGAAGAGGATATTTGTTTGGTTTCGCAGGATAATTATTACAAACCAAGAAATCAACAGCCAGTGGATGAAAATGGGGTTCATAATTTTGACAAGCCTGTGTCTATTGATTTTGAGTCTTTCAGAAGTGATATTATTTCATTAATGAATGGAGAGACGGTGAAGAGGCAGGAATATGTCTTTAATAACCCTAGCGCTACTCCGACATTGATTGAATGGAAGCCTGCGCCTATTATCATAGTTGAAGGTTTGTTTGTTTTTTATGATGAGGCTATAGAAGAGTTATTGGACTTGAAAGTTTTTATCGATGCCAAAGAGCATATTAAGCTTAAGAGAAGGATTATCAGAGATAGCGAAGAAAGAGGATATGATTTGGAAGACGTGTTGTATAGGTATGAAAAGCATGTGATTCCAACATATGAAAGATATATTAATCCGCTTAAGGATGATGCGGATATGATCATACCAAATAATAATTGTTACAAGAAGGGAACGGCAGTGTTGGTGGAATTTTTAAGAAATAAATTGGAAAAATCGTGA
- a CDS encoding glutathione peroxidase gives MNKLMLMVAALLLSSLSIVFAQNEDKTIYQFQVEDINGKTFDMSSLKGKKVMIVNTASKCGLTPQYKGLEELYEKYGKKDDFIIIGFPSNDFLSQEPGTNSEIAQFCQKNYGVTFPMMSKIKVKGDDKAPIYQFLTEKSKNGVEDSKVKWNFQKYLIGRDGRIEKVISPNVKPDDKEIIEWIESK, from the coding sequence ATGAACAAGTTAATGCTTATGGTGGCAGCTTTGCTATTGTCATCTCTTTCAATTGTCTTTGCTCAAAACGAAGATAAAACGATTTATCAATTTCAAGTTGAGGATATCAATGGCAAAACCTTTGATATGTCAAGTCTCAAAGGTAAAAAAGTAATGATCGTCAATACTGCTTCTAAATGCGGGTTGACGCCCCAATACAAGGGCTTGGAAGAGCTTTACGAAAAGTACGGCAAGAAAGATGATTTTATTATCATAGGATTCCCTTCGAATGATTTCTTAAGTCAAGAGCCAGGAACGAATTCGGAGATTGCTCAATTTTGCCAAAAAAACTATGGAGTTACTTTTCCAATGATGTCTAAGATAAAAGTCAAAGGAGATGACAAGGCCCCTATTTATCAGTTTTTGACTGAAAAGAGCAAAAACGGAGTTGAGGATTCAAAAGTTAAATGGAATTTTCAAAAATATTTGATAGGAAGAGATGGACGCATAGAAAAGGTAATTTCTCCAAATGTTAAACCTGATGATAAGGAAATCATAGAGTGGATAGAAAGCAAATAG
- a CDS encoding TrkA family potassium uptake protein, translating into MNNFAVIGLGQYGGAIARTLANRGAQVLAIDSLYEKVEAIKEDVAHAVQLDATDPRGLEAQNITEMDAVVVAIGENFECQLLTIVVLQEMGVKRIMGRAASTQQKIILQKMGITEIISPEVTIGQSVAEQLLQPNIHSFLPLPDDYEIVELKTPTKVCNMLLKDVSLRDKYDLNLITIKRSYQKVKSGHTVMEEHIIGVPKANTVLYATDILIMLGKKQDVDKFLTVNS; encoded by the coding sequence GTGAATAATTTTGCCGTTATAGGTCTAGGACAATACGGAGGAGCTATTGCTCGAACTTTGGCGAATCGGGGAGCGCAAGTATTGGCTATTGATAGTTTATATGAGAAAGTAGAGGCAATAAAAGAAGATGTTGCACATGCTGTTCAGCTTGACGCAACCGATCCAAGAGGTTTGGAAGCTCAGAATATAACGGAAATGGATGCGGTAGTTGTGGCTATCGGTGAAAATTTCGAATGCCAGCTTTTGACCATAGTGGTATTGCAAGAAATGGGAGTGAAGAGAATCATGGGCAGAGCTGCTAGCACTCAGCAAAAGATTATTCTTCAAAAAATGGGTATTACGGAGATCATTTCTCCAGAAGTAACCATTGGCCAAAGTGTTGCTGAGCAATTGCTACAGCCAAATATTCATTCTTTTTTGCCTTTGCCGGATGACTATGAAATAGTTGAGTTAAAGACTCCTACAAAGGTTTGCAATATGCTTTTGAAAGATGTGTCATTAAGGGACAAGTATGACCTTAATTTGATAACTATTAAAAGGTCTTATCAAAAAGTAAAATCAGGCCATACGGTAATGGAAGAGCATATCATAGGTGTGCCAAAGGCTAATACAGTTTTATATGCTACTGATATATTGATCATGCTGGGCAAAAAACAAGACGTCGATAAGTTTTTGACCGTTAACAGTTGA